Genomic window (Kazachstania africana CBS 2517 chromosome 10, complete genome):
GGCATGTACCGTTGCAGTATGTCATTGGCACGCAGCCGTTTGGGTGTCTAGATATTGTCTGTAGGCGCAATGTGCTCATTCCGAGATGGGAGACAGAAGAATGGACCACGGAGTTGATTGCAGGTATCAACGGCAGTGTCTTGTCGTCTGTGCATGGTGGCATCAAGATTTACGATCTCTGTAGTGGGACAGGGTGTGTCCCGCTGCTTATGAAGAGCCAATTGCAGTGTGACGCTCATTTCACAGCGATTGACGTCTCGAGACATGCTGTCAGGTTAATACGgctaaatttgaatagatTGTTTTCAAAGGGTGGTTCTCCTGCAGACTTTCGTATAATGCAGAGGGATATCCTTCACGAGTATCCTCCTATCATGCCTGATGGGAGAATTGATATTGTGACCTGCAATCCGCCGTATATAAGACGACAGGATTTTGTCACTGACGTGCAAAAATCTGTTAAATTGTATGAACCCAAATTAGCTCTGATTGGTGATCTTGAATTCTATCAGAACTTACTCGACCACTGGCTGCCCAGAACTGATTCGTTCGTTTACGAGATTGGTAATATGGGTCAATTCGATTTCATTAGTAAAACTGTAAGGCAAGATCCAAATTTATCTCAAATTTGGAATGTTggtttgaaatttgattcCAACAATTCACCACGATGTGTCTATGGGTTTAAATCCGAGAATACAAGGCTCGATTACCGCAAAATCTTTCAgaattttggaaatattatgcattcttgtaaataaatatgtagtattcaaaaaatataaatagtATTCTATTTTATTCTATTCTAGCTTTTTTAGCATTCTCAGTCTGTGACGCGGCAGCTGTTTCTCCCTCTGGTTCTTCAATAGGTTCTGGTGCCGGTATCACCCTGTGACACCACAGAAGGTACCCGCCACCTCCTCTCATCGTCATAAGAGGATGTAACTTGCCTCGTACAGTTTGGTATGGCCTACATCTGGTCTCTAATATGGAAGGAGCCAAGAATCTTAAATCATCGTAAAGTACATGGGACAGTTCTAATAAggtttctttgaattgaCTGAAACAAACGATGGGTCTGGAACCATGAACTCTTTCACTTAATTTCGGTACTACTGATGGTAAATTCAACGTTGTAGCAGTCACAAGACCGTCATATTCAATTTCTGTAGCACATTTTATTATCTCCAATTGAATCTTGTACCATTTTAGTTTTCTATAATAAGTATTTTTCTTACCACCTTTCAAGTCGaatgcttcttcttttgataaaGGTGTAAAATTCGAATTAATTTCATGCAAAGTTGGTGCTTCAAAGAAAtctaataatgaaattgtaaCGATATGTCTCttaataaattcttcagaataattggaaaattttaaaaggtCAAGATTAACGTGTTCATTTTCATGAACAATCACGATCTTACCGGTATGTTTTGAATCATTGTCCCCACCAAACATTCTCTCTAACATGAAATATGCCAATAAACCACCCGTTTCATCCATGCACAGATATGTACCATTGGGTCTTATATTACCtagattcaataataaGCCCATCGATTCTTCTGACATGTCCATAACACGTTGAATATCACCTTTATCGATCAAATAATCCAATAAAGATGCACTACTTAGATAGTCCACAGTGAATTCTTTGGCAAATTTCtgtttctttctctttaaatatttttcttgtgaAAATGcagttttcttcttgaaactACCATGAGATTCAATAATCTTAGCAATTAGTTCATCACTTGAGACACTCTGCTTCTTTAGGGCCTCGATATCGGCCGTTGACAGTTTCTGTATATCATTACCtaaattgatcaattctttattattttcactGCTATCGACGCCATTCAATTGTTCCAGTTTCTTGTCAATGCCCGATAACAAACGGATCTTACCCACCGCAATGCggttgttcttcttcttactATCTTCTACATCCTCAGTGGTCTCGTCATCGTAATAAATCTCGAACTTGCTCCCCAATGGGTACCCAATGACATCGTTAACGTTGAAGGCACCAAATTTACCCAACGAAATCGAACCGTTCAGCCTCAAATGCACAATCTTACACTTTTCTGAAGGTAGCCTGATAATAACATGCTGATCTAATGTTATATGCGTCCACGATTCACCCATTTTCATGCTATAATCCtcttgcgatgagcttaaTTCATAGTGGAAATTGATGGGCCATctcaacttttttttttcaagtatttttcaatatttttcgTTTTCAGcgatggaaaatttttctggCCATCGATTTCTTTTAgagtgaagaaaaaaagtagaAGAGCTCTTATGAGATGAGCATCTGAAGGTAGTTTGTTCTTGTCAAGTTGGAATAGCATTCGAGTGTGTTGATAGTTAGTCATGGGTAGTAGACGTCATAAGAATAAGCAAGCTGCTCCACCAAGTTTGGACGAGTTCCAGGCCAAGAGAGACAGaagattgaagaaagaagaaaaggcTAGTAAGAGATCTTCTACTGCAGCTGTATCTTCGAAGGATGGCAAGAAATCCAAGAAgcaaaaattggaaaagagTAAGCCTCGTgtagaggaagaagaggaagagcTTGTTTCAGAGGAAGAAGTTTCTAACCTAGAAGAAATCTCccaagagaaaaaaacGCTCTTTGATGATgacaatgatgatgaagaagaagaagatttacAAGACGAATTTGATTTGGAACAGGAATATGAAAACGACGATGACGATGTCCATGCAAGACCAATGTTTTCtgacgatgaagatgaagaagaccTAGAAGAATTAAATGTTGCTAATATGGAATCCTTGTCCAAGAAattggatgaagaagaagccgAAGAAGCCGAAGAAGCTGAAAGAGAACTGGTAGAAGCAGCTGCTATGCAACCTAGAGCTGACGTTTTACCTTCCAAGGAGGAGGAAGAATTGATGGCTCAAGGTCCAGCCGATTTAACTGCAGTAAGAACTAGAATGATTGAAATTGTGAAAGTCCtagaagatttcaaaagtttaGGCGCTGAAAATAGATCAAGATCAGAATACGTTGACAGATTATTAAAAGATATTTGTGAATATTACGGTTATTCACCCTTCTTAgcagaaaaattattcgaCTTATTTTCTCCAGCTGAAGCTGTTGAATTTTTCGAAGCTAATGAAGTTGCAAGACCAATTACCATTAGAACTAACACTTTAAagacaagaagaagagatcTGGCTCAAACTCTGGTCAACAGAGGTGTCAATTTACAACCAATAGGTAACTGGACAAAAGTTGGTctacaaatttttgattcaCAAGTTCCCATTGGTGCCACCCCAGAATATTTAGCTGGTCAATATATCTTACAAGCggcttcttctttcttacCTGTTATTGCATTAGATCCACAAGAAAATGAACGTATCTTAGATATGGCATCTGCCCCAGGTGGTAAGACAACTTATATTTCTGCATTGATGAAAAACACTGGTTGTGTCTTCGCTAATGATGCCAATAAAAACAGAACCAAGTCTTTGATTGCCAATATTCACCGTTTAGGTTGTACAAATACCATCGTCTGTAATTACGATGCCCGTGAATTCCCAAAAGTCATTGGTGGTTTTGACAGAATTTTGTTAGATGCGCCATGTTCTGGTACCGGTGTTAT
Coding sequences:
- the NOP2 gene encoding rRNA (cytosine-C5-)-methyltransferase NOP2 (similar to Saccharomyces cerevisiae NOP2 (YNL061W); ancestral locus Anc_2.247); protein product: MGSRRHKNKQAAPPSLDEFQAKRDRRLKKEEKASKRSSTAAVSSKDGKKSKKQKLEKSKPRVEEEEEELVSEEEVSNLEEISQEKKTLFDDDNDDEEEEDLQDEFDLEQEYENDDDDVHARPMFSDDEDEEDLEELNVANMESLSKKLDEEEAEEAEEAERELVEAAAMQPRADVLPSKEEEELMAQGPADLTAVRTRMIEIVKVLEDFKSLGAENRSRSEYVDRLLKDICEYYGYSPFLAEKLFDLFSPAEAVEFFEANEVARPITIRTNTLKTRRRDLAQTLVNRGVNLQPIGNWTKVGLQIFDSQVPIGATPEYLAGQYILQAASSFLPVIALDPQENERILDMASAPGGKTTYISALMKNTGCVFANDANKNRTKSLIANIHRLGCTNTIVCNYDAREFPKVIGGFDRILLDAPCSGTGVIGKDQSVKVSRTEKDFIQIPHLQKQLLLSAIDSVDANSKSGGVIVYSTCSVAVEEDEAVVDYALRKRPNVKLVETNLAIGKEGFTSFRGKKFHPSLKLTRRYYPHTYNVDGFYVAKFQKVRPSPHDDNQASAREKEDAARREAEEEGIIHSDFAKFDEQEDERYISKSKKDSLLKKGINPKATKRS
- the GCD10 gene encoding tRNA 1-methyladenosine methyltransferase subunit GCD10 (similar to Saccharomyces cerevisiae GCD10 (YNL062C); ancestral locus Anc_2.246), whose product is MGESWTHITLDQHVIIRLPSEKCKIVHLRLNGSISLGKFGAFNVNDVIGYPLGSKFEIYYDDETTEDVEDSKKKNNRIAVGKIRLLSGIDKKLEQLNGVDSSENNKELINLGNDIQKLSTADIEALKKQSVSSDELIAKIIESHGSFKKKTAFSQEKYLKRKKQKFAKEFTVDYLSSASLLDYLIDKGDIQRVMDMSEESMGLLLNLGNIRPNGTYLCMDETGGLLAYFMLERMFGGDNDSKHTGKIVIVHENEHVNLDLLKFSNYSEEFIKRHIVTISLLDFFEAPTLHEINSNFTPLSKEEAFDLKGGKKNTYYRKLKWYKIQLEIIKCATEIEYDGLVTATTLNLPSVVPKLSERVHGSRPIVCFSQFKETLLELSHVLYDDLRFLAPSILETRCRPYQTVRGKLHPLMTMRGGGGYLLWCHRVIPAPEPIEEPEGETAAASQTENAKKARIE
- the MTQ1 gene encoding S-adenosylmethionine-dependent methyltransferase (similar to Saccharomyces cerevisiae MTQ1 (YNL063W); ancestral locus Anc_2.245) — translated: MPRISWKAAFEAARLHPCLPLLLRACRTVEQAQVELRWLLKETPRSVRQACVLRSRHVPLQYVIGTQPFGCLDIVCRRNVLIPRWETEEWTTELIAGINGSVLSSVHGGIKIYDLCSGTGCVPLLMKSQLQCDAHFTAIDVSRHAVRLIRLNLNRLFSKGGSPADFRIMQRDILHEYPPIMPDGRIDIVTCNPPYIRRQDFVTDVQKSVKLYEPKLALIGDLEFYQNLLDHWLPRTDSFVYEIGNMGQFDFISKTVRQDPNLSQIWNVGLKFDSNNSPRCVYGFKSENTRLDYRKIFQNFGNIMHSCK